A region of Rhodoferax potami DNA encodes the following proteins:
- the ligA gene encoding NAD-dependent DNA ligase LigA has product MATLDLFSLEPAQPDAAAHQRLVALREQLHAHGHAYYVLDAPTVPDAEYDRLFRELQTLEAAHPEWASADSPTQRVGGKPLDAFTSVRHAVPMLSIRTETDTESTGAQAFDARVRKELELSDSDPAVEYVAELKFDGLAMNLRYQQGVLVQATTRGDGEYGEDVTQNIRTIGQIPLRLPEGVPPVLEVRGEVYMRRDDFEALNERQRNRIAAGEKGEKTFVNPRNAAAGAVRQLDPGIAAQRPLSFFAYGLGEVTPATAGGPQFGTHFAMLQTLKSWGFPVAAEVDIARGATELIAYHQHIGARRDTLPFDIDGVVYKVNSLALQQRLGFVTREPRWAVAHKYPAQEQLTTVLAIDVQVGRTGKLTPVAKLAPVFVGGVTVTNATLHNEDEARRKDVRVGDTVIVRRAGDVIPEVVSVVAEKRVADAPQFTMPHICPVCQSAAVREEGEADYRCTGGLFCSAQRKQAILHFAQRRAVEVEGLGDKLVEQLVDANVIRNLPDLYRLGLNALASLDRMADRSALNILEALEKSKRTTLPRFLFGLGIRHVGEATAKELARHFGTLDAVMSASEETLLGVSDVGPIVAKSIRTFFEQPHNREVVEQLRACGVTWPEGAPADAGPKPLAGMTLVLTGTLPTLGRDAAKDLIEAAGGKVSGSVSKKTSYVVAGSEAGSKLDKARELGLAVLDEAGLLELLK; this is encoded by the coding sequence ATGGCTACGCTGGACTTGTTTTCACTAGAGCCGGCACAGCCGGATGCCGCTGCCCACCAACGCCTCGTGGCCCTGCGCGAGCAACTGCACGCCCATGGCCATGCGTATTACGTCCTTGATGCCCCCACGGTGCCGGACGCGGAATACGACCGGCTGTTCCGGGAGCTCCAAACCCTGGAAGCAGCTCACCCGGAATGGGCGAGTGCGGACTCCCCGACGCAACGGGTAGGCGGTAAACCCCTCGATGCCTTTACCAGCGTGCGACACGCGGTGCCCATGCTGAGCATCCGGACCGAAACCGACACCGAATCGACCGGTGCCCAGGCCTTTGATGCCCGGGTGCGCAAGGAGCTGGAGCTCAGCGATTCAGATCCCGCAGTGGAATATGTGGCAGAGCTTAAGTTCGACGGCTTGGCCATGAACCTGCGTTACCAGCAGGGCGTATTGGTGCAAGCAACCACCCGTGGCGATGGCGAATACGGTGAAGATGTGACCCAAAACATCCGCACCATCGGCCAGATCCCTTTGCGCTTGCCCGAGGGTGTGCCGCCAGTGCTGGAAGTGCGTGGCGAGGTGTACATGCGCCGCGATGACTTTGAAGCGCTGAATGAGCGCCAACGCAACCGGATTGCGGCTGGCGAAAAAGGGGAAAAGACCTTTGTGAACCCACGCAACGCTGCTGCCGGCGCCGTGCGGCAACTCGACCCGGGCATTGCAGCGCAACGCCCCTTGAGCTTTTTCGCCTACGGGCTCGGTGAAGTCACACCCGCTACCGCAGGCGGCCCGCAGTTCGGCACCCATTTCGCCATGCTCCAAACCCTCAAATCATGGGGTTTTCCGGTCGCAGCCGAGGTGGATATTGCGCGTGGCGCTACTGAATTGATAGCGTATCACCAGCACATCGGTGCGCGGCGCGATACCTTGCCGTTTGACATTGACGGCGTGGTCTACAAGGTCAACAGCCTTGCTCTCCAGCAACGCCTGGGTTTTGTGACCCGGGAACCCCGTTGGGCGGTCGCGCACAAATATCCGGCCCAAGAACAGCTCACTACTGTGCTGGCGATCGATGTGCAGGTGGGCCGCACCGGCAAGCTCACGCCGGTTGCCAAGCTTGCCCCGGTGTTTGTGGGGGGGGTCACTGTCACCAATGCCACCCTGCACAACGAGGACGAGGCCCGCCGCAAAGACGTGCGGGTGGGAGATACCGTGATTGTTCGCCGTGCCGGCGATGTCATTCCTGAAGTGGTCTCGGTAGTGGCCGAAAAGCGGGTGGCCGATGCCCCGCAGTTCACCATGCCGCATATCTGCCCGGTGTGCCAATCGGCGGCGGTGCGGGAAGAGGGCGAAGCGGACTACCGCTGTACCGGTGGCCTGTTTTGCAGCGCCCAGCGCAAGCAGGCCATTTTGCATTTCGCCCAGCGCCGCGCGGTGGAAGTCGAAGGCTTGGGCGACAAGCTGGTCGAGCAGCTGGTGGACGCCAACGTCATCCGCAATCTGCCCGATCTGTACCGGCTCGGTCTGAACGCGCTGGCGAGTCTGGACCGCATGGCCGACCGGTCCGCCCTCAACATCCTAGAAGCGCTGGAGAAATCCAAGCGCACCACCTTGCCTCGCTTTTTGTTCGGGCTGGGCATCCGCCATGTGGGCGAAGCCACTGCCAAAGAGCTGGCCCGGCACTTTGGCACCCTGGATGCCGTGATGAGCGCCAGTGAAGAAACACTGCTCGGTGTGTCCGATGTCGGGCCTATCGTGGCCAAGAGTATTCGCACCTTCTTTGAGCAGCCCCACAACCGTGAGGTGGTCGAACAACTGCGCGCTTGCGGCGTGACTTGGCCTGAGGGCGCACCTGCTGACGCCGGCCCCAAGCCTTTGGCCGGCATGACGCTGGTGCTCACCGGCACCTTGCCAACTCTGGGTCGGGATGCCGCCAAAGACCTGATCGAGGCCGCAGGTGGCAAAGTCAGCGGCTCGGTGAGTAAAAAGACAAGCTATGTGGTGGCCGGGTCTGAGGCCGGAAGCAAGCTGGACAAAGCCCGCGAGCTGGGCCTGGCAGTGCTGGATGAAGCCGGTTTATTGGAGCTGCTGAAATGA
- a CDS encoding cell division protein ZipA C-terminal FtsZ-binding domain-containing protein, which translates to MSNLQIGLAIAGGIVLAGVVAHGAWSSRRSAPRQAQPLQEPTDDTSAMEPGLTEVDADTPAFNLPRPPARPAMDSLIDVIATIALDPATPAVSGDAALAAMPATRRAGTKPFSVEGFNLNTQVWEVPAAGQRYGGFQAGVQLANRSGALNDIEYSEYVVKTQAFADAINATPEFPEMIDEVARARELDHFASAHDAQLGFTIRARNASWSPGYIHQNAARLGFVAGAIPGRMVLPAAAEGLPPVLVLGFDSQAALADDPAQSAIRELSLHLDVAQVDRGEQPFVRMRETANALAQAMEGVVTDDHGQPLAPQTMDMIAADLQVLYDTLEQRDIAAGSPIARRLFS; encoded by the coding sequence ATGAGCAACTTACAAATCGGTTTGGCCATCGCGGGCGGCATCGTGTTGGCCGGAGTCGTGGCCCACGGTGCCTGGTCCTCGCGCCGCAGTGCCCCCCGCCAGGCCCAGCCACTCCAAGAGCCTACGGACGACACCTCGGCCATGGAGCCGGGTCTGACCGAAGTGGACGCAGATACCCCCGCCTTCAACTTGCCCCGTCCACCGGCTCGGCCCGCCATGGACTCCCTGATCGATGTGATCGCCACCATCGCCCTGGACCCGGCAACCCCGGCAGTCTCTGGTGATGCGGCCTTGGCCGCCATGCCCGCCACCCGGCGTGCCGGCACCAAGCCTTTTTCGGTGGAAGGGTTCAACCTGAACACGCAGGTCTGGGAAGTGCCCGCCGCTGGGCAGCGCTACGGGGGCTTTCAAGCAGGTGTGCAGCTGGCGAACCGCTCCGGCGCGCTCAACGATATTGAGTACTCCGAATATGTGGTCAAAACCCAGGCCTTTGCGGACGCTATCAACGCCACGCCTGAGTTCCCTGAAATGATTGACGAAGTGGCCCGCGCCCGCGAGCTCGACCACTTTGCCAGCGCGCACGATGCGCAGCTCGGCTTCACCATCCGCGCCCGCAATGCGTCCTGGAGCCCCGGCTATATCCATCAAAATGCTGCACGCCTTGGCTTTGTGGCCGGTGCAATACCCGGTCGCATGGTGCTTCCGGCAGCGGCCGAGGGCTTGCCACCCGTGTTGGTGCTGGGTTTTGATTCCCAAGCCGCGCTTGCAGACGACCCGGCCCAAAGTGCAATACGCGAGCTCTCCTTGCACCTTGATGTGGCGCAGGTGGACCGCGGTGAACAGCCGTTTGTCCGGATGCGGGAAACCGCCAATGCCCTGGCACAGGCCATGGAAGGCGTGGTTACCGACGACCACGGTCAACCATTGGCGCCCCAAACCATGGATATGATCGCCGCCGACCTGCAGGTGCTCTACGACACGCTGGAGCAGCGGGACATTGCCGCCGGCTCGCCGATTGCGCGCCGCCTCTTCAGCTAA
- the smc gene encoding chromosome segregation protein SMC, translating to MRLNSIKLSGFKSFAEPTNFLLPGQLVGVVGPNGCGKSNIMDAVRWVLGESKASELRGESMQDVIFNGTTTRKPASRSSVELVFDNADHRAGGQWGQFGEIAVKRVLTRDGTSSYFINNQPVRRRDVQDVFLGTGLGPRAYAIIGQGTISRIIESKPEELRLFLEEAAGVSKYKERRRETENRLSDTRENLTRVEDILRELGSNLDRLEKQAEVAQKYNALQAEVTLKQHQQWFLKRAEALADKAKVQTEGLAAVNALEARMADLRHIEADLETVRQAHYAAGDQVNQAQGLLYEASTDVGRLEAEIRFVVEGRQRVEQRLITLKEQIAQWATRKDDAQNEMERLAELAAMGEEQTELLAAQVEEQAQQLPDVEEALAKAQGAANDQRGAVTQVQQQIQVLAAEQRGIEEQSRQLGSRRDRLSTDRNALSAPDESRLQGLQEQLEVAQESHQIADARLQELQEAVPQLDEARKEQQSRVNAESSRQSDLSARLEALKALQEKVKTDGKLQPWLAKHGLDHLQGLWSRIHIEQGWENALEGALRERLGGLEVSRLDMLKAFAHEGPPAKLAFYSPPSAQVSEPSGRLPRLSDLLRVHDAGQKAVLTDWLHGCYTASSFEEALGQRDQLTAGESIFVKSGHVVTAHSVSFYAQDSEQAGLLARAQEIENLEKQVRAQVLIADESRVALSRAESAYAESAQRLVSARREAAETQSRAHELQVETLRLSQMLEQTRARSAQIAADMAEVEAQLDDLQERRVEAEARFESLDMQLADSQERHAQLDERVIELQGKLNQCREQQRSLERQAQEAVFAQRSLQARNAELSRAIETAIQQNQSIQAEEQRAQDELNRLTDAAAQAGLQNALALKLEREQALGAKRSEYDDLTAKLRASDERRLQLERELDPLRQRITEFQLKEQAARLGFEQYENQLADAQADLVAVEQSIKDGNVRLFGMQGDIDRLNREITALGAVNLAALEELAAARERKQFLDMQNVDLSQAMNTLEDAIRKIDAETRELLSGTFDQVNAHFGRMFPELFGGGNARLVITGDEILDSGVQVIAQPPGKKNQTIHLLSGGEKALTAIALVFAIFQLNPAPFCLLDEVDAPLDDANTERYAKLVSAMSKGTQFLFISHNKIAMEMAEQLIGVTMQEQGVSRIVAVDMESAVHLAELA from the coding sequence GGCCAGCGAATTGCGCGGCGAGTCGATGCAGGACGTGATCTTCAACGGCACCACGACCCGCAAACCTGCCAGCCGATCCAGTGTGGAGTTGGTGTTTGACAATGCCGACCACCGCGCCGGGGGCCAGTGGGGTCAGTTTGGAGAAATTGCGGTCAAACGGGTGTTGACCCGGGACGGCACCAGCAGCTATTTCATCAATAACCAGCCGGTGCGCCGCCGCGATGTGCAAGACGTGTTCCTTGGCACTGGCTTGGGGCCGCGCGCTTACGCCATCATCGGCCAGGGCACGATCAGCCGGATCATTGAATCCAAGCCAGAAGAGCTGCGCCTGTTTCTGGAAGAAGCAGCCGGGGTCTCCAAATACAAAGAGCGGCGTCGCGAAACCGAAAATCGCCTATCCGATACCCGCGAGAACTTGACCCGGGTGGAAGACATCTTGCGCGAGCTGGGGAGCAACCTCGACCGCCTGGAAAAGCAGGCCGAGGTCGCGCAAAAGTACAACGCCTTGCAGGCCGAAGTCACCCTGAAGCAGCATCAGCAGTGGTTTTTGAAGCGGGCTGAGGCCCTGGCAGACAAAGCCAAAGTGCAAACCGAGGGCCTTGCCGCGGTTAACGCGCTTGAGGCGCGTATGGCCGATCTGCGCCATATCGAAGCCGATCTGGAAACCGTGCGGCAAGCGCATTACGCAGCGGGCGATCAGGTGAACCAAGCCCAAGGCTTGCTGTACGAGGCCAGCACCGATGTCGGCCGCTTGGAGGCCGAAATCCGCTTTGTGGTGGAAGGGCGTCAGCGGGTCGAGCAGCGCCTGATCACTTTGAAAGAGCAAATCGCCCAGTGGGCCACCCGCAAAGACGACGCCCAGAACGAAATGGAGCGGCTTGCCGAGCTGGCGGCTATGGGCGAAGAGCAAACCGAGTTGCTGGCCGCCCAGGTCGAAGAGCAGGCGCAACAGCTACCGGACGTGGAAGAGGCACTAGCCAAGGCCCAGGGTGCTGCCAATGACCAGCGCGGCGCGGTCACTCAGGTGCAACAGCAGATCCAGGTGTTGGCTGCCGAGCAGCGTGGCATTGAAGAGCAAAGCCGCCAGCTGGGTAGCCGCCGTGACCGGCTTTCCACTGACCGCAATGCGCTGTCTGCCCCGGACGAATCCCGCTTGCAGGGTCTCCAAGAGCAGTTAGAAGTTGCGCAGGAAAGCCATCAGATTGCGGACGCCCGCCTGCAAGAGTTGCAAGAAGCCGTGCCCCAGCTGGACGAGGCCCGCAAAGAGCAGCAAAGCCGGGTTAACGCCGAGTCTTCACGCCAATCCGACCTCTCCGCCCGGCTCGAGGCCCTCAAAGCCCTGCAAGAAAAAGTCAAGACGGACGGCAAGTTGCAACCCTGGCTGGCCAAACATGGCCTGGACCATTTACAGGGACTGTGGAGCCGCATCCATATCGAACAAGGCTGGGAAAACGCGCTCGAAGGCGCACTGCGCGAGCGACTGGGCGGGCTGGAGGTGTCCCGCCTCGACATGCTCAAAGCCTTTGCCCACGAAGGCCCCCCCGCCAAACTCGCGTTTTACAGCCCGCCTTCGGCGCAGGTTTCCGAGCCCTCCGGCCGTTTGCCGCGCTTGTCAGATTTGCTGCGCGTTCACGACGCGGGCCAAAAAGCGGTGCTCACCGACTGGCTGCACGGCTGTTACACCGCCAGCAGTTTTGAAGAAGCGCTGGGCCAGCGCGACCAATTAACGGCTGGCGAGAGCATCTTCGTCAAATCAGGCCATGTGGTCACCGCTCACAGCGTGAGTTTTTACGCCCAAGACTCGGAGCAGGCAGGCTTGTTGGCGCGCGCGCAAGAGATTGAAAACCTCGAAAAGCAGGTCCGCGCCCAGGTGCTGATCGCCGATGAATCGCGGGTCGCGCTGAGCCGCGCCGAGAGCGCCTATGCCGAGAGCGCCCAGCGCCTGGTAAGTGCCCGTCGCGAAGCCGCGGAAACCCAGAGCCGCGCGCACGAGCTGCAAGTGGAGACGCTGCGCTTGTCGCAGATGTTGGAGCAAACCCGTGCACGCAGTGCACAGATTGCAGCCGACATGGCGGAGGTGGAAGCCCAGCTCGACGATTTGCAGGAGCGCCGGGTCGAGGCAGAGGCCCGCTTCGAGTCTTTGGACATGCAGCTGGCCGATAGCCAGGAGCGCCACGCCCAACTGGACGAGCGGGTCATTGAGCTCCAAGGCAAGTTAAACCAGTGCCGCGAACAACAGCGCAGCCTCGAGCGGCAGGCGCAAGAAGCAGTGTTTGCCCAGCGCAGTTTGCAAGCCCGCAATGCCGAGCTCTCGCGCGCCATTGAAACCGCCATCCAGCAAAACCAGAGCATTCAGGCCGAAGAGCAGCGGGCGCAGGATGAGCTGAATCGCCTGACTGACGCCGCTGCGCAAGCAGGGCTGCAAAACGCCCTGGCCTTGAAGCTCGAGCGGGAGCAGGCCCTGGGTGCCAAGCGCAGCGAATACGACGACCTGACCGCCAAGCTGCGCGCCAGCGACGAGCGCCGCTTGCAACTCGAGCGTGAACTCGACCCCTTGCGCCAGCGCATCACCGAATTCCAGCTCAAAGAGCAAGCAGCGCGCTTGGGCTTTGAGCAGTACGAGAACCAACTTGCCGACGCGCAAGCCGATCTCGTTGCGGTCGAGCAGAGCATCAAAGATGGCAATGTGCGGCTGTTTGGCATGCAAGGCGACATCGACCGCCTGAACCGCGAAATCACAGCGCTGGGTGCCGTGAACCTGGCAGCGCTGGAAGAGCTGGCTGCCGCCCGCGAGCGCAAGCAGTTCCTTGATATGCAAAACGTCGACTTAAGCCAGGCCATGAACACCCTGGAAGACGCGATCCGCAAAATCGACGCCGAAACCCGCGAACTGTTGTCAGGCACCTTTGACCAGGTGAACGCCCATTTCGGCCGCATGTTCCCTGAGCTCTTCGGCGGTGGTAATGCGCGCCTCGTCATCACCGGTGACGAAATTCTAGACTCCGGTGTGCAGGTGATCGCCCAGCCGCCGGGCAAGAAGAACCAGACCATTCACTTGCTGTCGGGCGGTGAAAAAGCACTCACGGCGATTGCGCTGGTGTTTGCGATCTTCCAACTTAACCCCGCACCTTTTTGTTTGCTCGACGAGGTGGATGCGCCGCTGGATGACGCCAACACCGAGCGTTACGCCAAGCTGGTGTCCGCCATGAGCAAGGGAACCCAATTCCTGTTTATCAGTCACAACAAAATCGCCATGGAAATGGCAGAGCAACTCATCGGCGTCACGATGCAGGAGCAAGGCGTCTCGCGCATCGTCGCGGTGGACATGGAGTCTGCAGTACACCTCGCTGAGCTCGCCTGA